The Toxorhynchites rutilus septentrionalis strain SRP chromosome 3, ASM2978413v1, whole genome shotgun sequence genome includes a region encoding these proteins:
- the LOC129778086 gene encoding ankyrin-2-like isoform X2 → MPAECAANPLQRSLADAIIRMVPMDELRILLACGAKVNEQVTQGLRPLHYAVWQNNEAAVNLLLVRSADIDAIDEVGYSALHLAAEHGYYELAKILLDGGCKVDYRQPTDDPYPRTTLCDEPLRLALRNRHYDVARLLLERGADPNKRYFFGSEINLATDVDSLELLLTFGANTEARDRSGITPLMRAVRTNGNMDSVLLLLQYGADVNAMTDARNDYRTVLHYAVLSGNASLVTLLIKQGARVDTPAPLPEPDRPSPLDLAVLRGDPTLVRILLENGANANRSNPIIGSPLHVACADNIPHRVEIMKMLLSYGADPNIRVIGDIGTNAILRPPLAELIASNEVVTPEELRLLLKHGARVILKTQYRDSDGLLNCLNNMDSSSPAFRIILEAAEEFDPCMIRRNQQLSDEQRMMLLEYATNPVTLKSRIRAHYRRLFGRKLPEFVPDMFIPRELKSYLLYEHSF, encoded by the exons ATGCCGGCTGAGTGTGCGGCTAACCCGCTGCAGAGGTCCCTCGCCGATGCTATCATTCGGATGGTTCCGATGGATGAGCTTCGCATATTGCTCGCGTGCGGGGCCAAAGTGAACGAGCAGGTAACTCAGGGATTGCGTCCACTACACTACGCCGTGTGGCAGAACAACGAAGCCGCCGTGAACCTTCTGCTGGTTCGCAGTGCCGATATCGATGCAATTGACGAAGTTGGTTACAGCGCGTTGCATTTAGCCGCTGAACACGG ATATTATGAATTGGCGAAAATATTGCTGGACGGTGGCTGCAAGGTTGATTACCGTCAGCCAACAGATGATCCTTACCCGAGAACTACACTCTGTGACGAGCCGCTAAGACTGGCTCTCCGTAATCGGCATTATGATGTTGCCCGCCTCCTACTCGAACGTGGAGCCGATCCAAACAAGAGATATTTCTTTGGCTCCGAAATCAATTTGGCCACAGATGTTGATAGTTTGGAGCTGTTGCTTACGTTTGGAGCAAATACAGAAGCTCGAGATCGTTCTGGAATAACTCCTCTAATGAGAGCCGTCAGGACAAACGGAAACATGGATTCCGTATTGCTGTTGCTCCAATATGGTGCTGATGTGAATGCTATGACAGACGCCAGGAATGATTACAGAACCGTATTGCATTATGCTGTGCTATCAG GAAATGCCTCTTTGGTCACATTGCTCATCAAACAAGGTGCTCGTGTTGATACACCAGCACCGCTTCCAGAGCCAGACAGACCGAGCCCGTTGGACTTGGCTGTGCTTCGTGGAGATCCAACTTTGGTACGAATTCTTCTGGAGAATGGCGCAAATGCTAATCGCTCCAATCCCATCATCGGCTCACCATTACACGTTGCATGTGCGGACAACATACCACACAGAGTGGAAATTATGAAG ATGCTCTTGTCGTATGGTGCGGACCCGAACATTCGAGTTATTGGTGATATAGGCACAAATGCTATTCTGAGACCTCCACTTGCTGAATTGATAGCAAGTAATGAAGTTGTGACTCCCGAAGAACTCCGGCTGTTGCTGAAACATGGCGCTAGA GTGATCCTGAAGACCCAGTACCGTGACTCGGACGGTCTGCTAAATTGTCTCAACAATATGGATTCCAGTTCACCTGCATTCAGAATAATTTTGGAAGCCGCCGAAGAATTCGACCCCTGCATGATCCGAAGAAATCAACAGCTCAGTGATGAACAGCGAATGATGCTGCTGGAATACGCCACAAACCCGGTTACACTCAAGTCAAGAATCCGCGCGCACTACAGGAGGCTGTTTGGTCGAAAACTCCCCGAGTTTGTGCCGGACATGTTTATCCCAAGAGAACTGAAGAGTTATCTGCTGTATGAGCACAGTTTTTGA
- the LOC129778086 gene encoding ankyrin-2-like isoform X1: MNGRTEGRIITMPAECAANPLQRSLADAIIRMVPMDELRILLACGAKVNEQVTQGLRPLHYAVWQNNEAAVNLLLVRSADIDAIDEVGYSALHLAAEHGYYELAKILLDGGCKVDYRQPTDDPYPRTTLCDEPLRLALRNRHYDVARLLLERGADPNKRYFFGSEINLATDVDSLELLLTFGANTEARDRSGITPLMRAVRTNGNMDSVLLLLQYGADVNAMTDARNDYRTVLHYAVLSGNASLVTLLIKQGARVDTPAPLPEPDRPSPLDLAVLRGDPTLVRILLENGANANRSNPIIGSPLHVACADNIPHRVEIMKMLLSYGADPNIRVIGDIGTNAILRPPLAELIASNEVVTPEELRLLLKHGARVILKTQYRDSDGLLNCLNNMDSSSPAFRIILEAAEEFDPCMIRRNQQLSDEQRMMLLEYATNPVTLKSRIRAHYRRLFGRKLPEFVPDMFIPRELKSYLLYEHSF; this comes from the exons ATGAACGGAAGAACGGAAG GTCGCATTATCACCATGCCGGCTGAGTGTGCGGCTAACCCGCTGCAGAGGTCCCTCGCCGATGCTATCATTCGGATGGTTCCGATGGATGAGCTTCGCATATTGCTCGCGTGCGGGGCCAAAGTGAACGAGCAGGTAACTCAGGGATTGCGTCCACTACACTACGCCGTGTGGCAGAACAACGAAGCCGCCGTGAACCTTCTGCTGGTTCGCAGTGCCGATATCGATGCAATTGACGAAGTTGGTTACAGCGCGTTGCATTTAGCCGCTGAACACGG ATATTATGAATTGGCGAAAATATTGCTGGACGGTGGCTGCAAGGTTGATTACCGTCAGCCAACAGATGATCCTTACCCGAGAACTACACTCTGTGACGAGCCGCTAAGACTGGCTCTCCGTAATCGGCATTATGATGTTGCCCGCCTCCTACTCGAACGTGGAGCCGATCCAAACAAGAGATATTTCTTTGGCTCCGAAATCAATTTGGCCACAGATGTTGATAGTTTGGAGCTGTTGCTTACGTTTGGAGCAAATACAGAAGCTCGAGATCGTTCTGGAATAACTCCTCTAATGAGAGCCGTCAGGACAAACGGAAACATGGATTCCGTATTGCTGTTGCTCCAATATGGTGCTGATGTGAATGCTATGACAGACGCCAGGAATGATTACAGAACCGTATTGCATTATGCTGTGCTATCAG GAAATGCCTCTTTGGTCACATTGCTCATCAAACAAGGTGCTCGTGTTGATACACCAGCACCGCTTCCAGAGCCAGACAGACCGAGCCCGTTGGACTTGGCTGTGCTTCGTGGAGATCCAACTTTGGTACGAATTCTTCTGGAGAATGGCGCAAATGCTAATCGCTCCAATCCCATCATCGGCTCACCATTACACGTTGCATGTGCGGACAACATACCACACAGAGTGGAAATTATGAAG ATGCTCTTGTCGTATGGTGCGGACCCGAACATTCGAGTTATTGGTGATATAGGCACAAATGCTATTCTGAGACCTCCACTTGCTGAATTGATAGCAAGTAATGAAGTTGTGACTCCCGAAGAACTCCGGCTGTTGCTGAAACATGGCGCTAGA GTGATCCTGAAGACCCAGTACCGTGACTCGGACGGTCTGCTAAATTGTCTCAACAATATGGATTCCAGTTCACCTGCATTCAGAATAATTTTGGAAGCCGCCGAAGAATTCGACCCCTGCATGATCCGAAGAAATCAACAGCTCAGTGATGAACAGCGAATGATGCTGCTGGAATACGCCACAAACCCGGTTACACTCAAGTCAAGAATCCGCGCGCACTACAGGAGGCTGTTTGGTCGAAAACTCCCCGAGTTTGTGCCGGACATGTTTATCCCAAGAGAACTGAAGAGTTATCTGCTGTATGAGCACAGTTTTTGA
- the LOC129777428 gene encoding INO80 complex subunit C: protein MEEQPMPVFKRKTLDETNPVAGNKKRTWKSLKQILAYERTLPWRETDVTYSSINAPPSFVPAKKYSDISGLIAPYSDPQTKLNFHNAEEFQTVRSLPMDITAGYLALRGASSIV, encoded by the exons ATGGAGGAGCAACCAATGCCGGTGTTTAAAAGGAAAACCCTTGATGAGACAAATCCCGTCGCAGGGAACAAGAAGCGTACATGGAAGTCCCTCAAGCAGATTCTTGCCTACGAGCGTACACTACCTTGGAGAGAAACGGATGTTACTT ATTCATCTATAAATGCACCACCATCGTTTGTACCGGCTAAAAAGTATTCTGATATTTCCGGACTGATTGCACCGTACTCAGATCCCCAGACGAAACTCAACTTCCACAACGCTGAAGAGTTTCAAACTGTTCGAAGTCTTCCGATGGATATCACAGCCGGTTACCTAGCTCTTCGGGGAGCCAGTAGCATTGTGTAG